The uncultured Trichococcus sp. DNA window CGATTCAATCATTCAAGGTATCATTGTTCCGTTACTACTTTCCATCGCCATGGGAATGGCTGTTAACGGAAGTGCCATCGGACCATTATTCTACATGATTTCATTTGGTATCGCAGGTCCATTGATAAGCTACTTATCCTTTAATTATGGCTATAAATTAGGTGTCAATGCAATCGATGTTATTGTTGGAGAAAATGCCCAGAGAATCACAGATGCTTTTAATATCTTAGGGATTATGGTAGTTGGAGGACTAGCAGCTTCTAATATCTATTTATCAACTGCATTAACGATACCGATGGGGACTGAGGTACAGGAGCTCCAGTCAGTCATGGATGGAATTTTCCCGCGATTGCTACCATTATTGATGGTCATATTATCGTGGTGGCTAATTGGTAAAAAAAGAATGAGTGCTACCAAAGTTATACTTATTTTGACAGCAATTGTTACTGTGGGTGTATTGCTAGGAGTATTTTAAACTACAAAATCAATAAGTAATGATGTAAGGGAGATCGAAAAATGATAGTACTTAAGCCAGTTTCAAAGGAAAGAATTTGGGGAACCCCTCGGCTGCACCAATACTCAGGAGATTCCCATATTGATAGAATAGGATCGGTCTATTCTGTATCCGGCATTGAAGCGCTGAGCAATGAAATTGTGGCAGGGGATGAGCACCGTACCCTTTATGAAGCTGTAAAAGCAGCCCCTGAAAAATTCGGAATCACAGCAGGTTTTGATTATCCAATCATTATTTCGTTCACTAGCGCAGATGAAAATCTAAGTATACAAGTTCACCCAACCGATGAGTATGCTATAACTCATGAAAATGCCTTATATGGTAAGAGTGAATCATGGTATTTTATTGAGCCGCCTAGCGAAGGCTGGATATATGCTGATTCACTGATAGAGGATAAAAGGGAAATCAAGCGGAGTATTCT harbors:
- a CDS encoding PTS system mannose/fructose/sorbose family transporter subunit IID, giving the protein MQEKLTVKDRRQIWARWGFTHLSSMSYEKLQAHAWAYAFIPFAKKFYKDDLEAQRRLMTRHSMFYNTEPQTGQLINGIVTSLEEQIALGEEVSEDMPVNIKATLMGPLAGIGDSIIQGIIVPLLLSIAMGMAVNGSAIGPLFYMISFGIAGPLISYLSFNYGYKLGVNAIDVIVGENAQRITDAFNILGIMVVGGLAASNIYLSTALTIPMGTEVQELQSVMDGIFPRLLPLLMVILSWWLIGKKRMSATKVILILTAIVTVGVLLGVF